In a genomic window of Thiolapillus brandeum:
- a CDS encoding 2Fe-2S iron-sulfur cluster-binding protein translates to MVNRYQITIEDTGETYSCLEGQHLLKGMASMGKRGIPSGCHGGGCGVCKIRISGSREAYRTLPMSREHVTEAEEKEGIVLACRTFPLADLRLEVLGKIKKNVLRNSSSGYVFGQPIKTKKTVSS, encoded by the coding sequence ATGGTGAACAGGTATCAGATAACCATCGAGGACACAGGGGAAACCTATTCCTGTCTGGAAGGACAGCACCTTCTGAAAGGGATGGCCTCGATGGGAAAACGCGGAATCCCCTCCGGATGCCACGGAGGCGGATGCGGGGTCTGCAAAATCCGCATCAGTGGTTCGAGGGAGGCTTATCGCACCCTGCCCATGAGCCGGGAGCATGTGACCGAGGCGGAAGAGAAGGAAGGCATTGTGCTTGCTTGCCGAACCTTTCCATTGGCGGATCTGAGACTCGAAGTGTTGGGCAAAATCAAGAAGAACGTGCTTAGAAACAGCAGCAGTGGGTATGTCTTTGGACAGCCCATCAAGACGAAAAAGACAGTGAGTTCGTGA
- a CDS encoding phenol hydroxylase subunit P4, with translation MSVNAIGEYPVLPRDLKENFHGNIMVIVGWDKHMMISSPMAFPLPPDMPFGAFVKEVMPAAFAPHPDWEKIDWDSVTWLLNGEPFQPDMEASLADNGLDHKSVVRFQTPGLNGIQGSGS, from the coding sequence ATGAGTGTCAATGCAATTGGAGAATACCCTGTCCTGCCACGGGACCTGAAGGAAAACTTTCACGGCAACATCATGGTGATCGTGGGTTGGGACAAACACATGATGATCAGCAGTCCCATGGCGTTTCCCCTGCCGCCGGACATGCCTTTTGGCGCCTTCGTGAAGGAAGTGATGCCAGCTGCCTTTGCGCCCCATCCTGATTGGGAAAAGATCGACTGGGACAGTGTCACCTGGCTGCTCAACGGCGAGCCGTTCCAGCCGGACATGGAAGCCAGCCTTGCCGATAACGGGCTGGATCACAAATCCGTGGTTCGTTTTCAGACTCCCGGGTTGAACGGGATCCAGGGTTCGGGGAGCTAA
- a CDS encoding GlcG/HbpS family heme-binding protein: protein MDVSITQQILTWEAGQVICRTAVEKAEELGIRINVAVADKGGNLAAFLRMPEAFLHSIDIAIDKAYTAASFGFPTSDWEAIFTEEKMLEIGMPQRDRLVVFGGGIPIVIGDTTLGGIGVSGGSAEQDEICAQAGHAALEALAAS from the coding sequence ATGGATGTCAGCATTACGCAACAGATCCTTACCTGGGAGGCGGGCCAGGTCATCTGTCGTACCGCAGTGGAAAAGGCCGAGGAACTGGGGATTCGCATCAACGTGGCAGTCGCCGATAAGGGTGGGAATCTCGCGGCCTTTCTGCGTATGCCGGAGGCCTTCCTGCATTCCATCGATATCGCCATCGACAAGGCCTATACGGCGGCCAGTTTCGGCTTTCCCACCTCGGATTGGGAGGCGATCTTTACCGAGGAAAAAATGCTCGAGATCGGCATGCCACAGCGTGACCGACTGGTGGTATTCGGCGGGGGGATCCCTATCGTCATCGGCGATACGACGCTGGGTGGCATCGGGGTATCCGGCGGATCGGCGGAGCAGGACGAGATCTGTGCCCAGGCTGGACACGCGGCACTGGAAGCCCTGGCGGCTTCATGA
- a CDS encoding aromatic/alkene/methane monooxygenase hydroxylase/oxygenase subunit alpha: MSILKREDWYDLTRATNWTPKYVSEDELFPEEMSGARGVPMEAWEKYDEPYKVTYPEYVSIQREKDAGAYSVKAALERDAFVDKADPGWVSTMQAHYGAIALAEYAASTAEARMARFAKAPGNRNMATFGMMDENRHGQIQLYFPHANVKRSRQWDWATKAYHTNEWGAIAARSFFDDAMMTRDAVAVSIMLTFAFETGFTNMQFLGLAADAAEAGDHTFASLISSVQTDESRHAQQGGPSLKILLENGKKEEAQTLVDAAIWRAWKLFSVLTGPIMDYYTPLEARKQSFKEFMLEWIVAQFERQLLDLGLDKPWYWDEFMRALDETHHGMHLGVWYWRPTVWWNPAAGVTPDEREWLEEKYPGWNDTWGQCWDVIVDNLQNGRPELTGPETLPTICNMSNIPIVGTPGNGWNVKDYQLEHEGRLYHFGSEPDRWCFQIDPERYKGHMNFIDRFLAGEVQPPDLMGGLKYMGLAPGEMGDDAHNYEWVKAYQHRADAA; encoded by the coding sequence ATGTCAATATTGAAACGCGAAGACTGGTACGACCTGACGCGTGCCACAAACTGGACGCCGAAATATGTGTCCGAAGATGAACTGTTTCCGGAGGAGATGAGTGGAGCTCGTGGCGTGCCCATGGAGGCATGGGAAAAATACGATGAGCCTTACAAGGTGACCTACCCGGAATATGTCAGCATCCAGCGCGAAAAGGATGCCGGAGCCTATTCAGTCAAGGCGGCTCTGGAGCGTGATGCCTTCGTTGATAAGGCCGATCCCGGCTGGGTCAGCACCATGCAGGCGCATTACGGGGCGATTGCCCTTGCAGAGTATGCGGCGAGTACCGCAGAGGCCAGAATGGCGCGATTTGCCAAGGCTCCGGGTAACCGCAACATGGCGACCTTCGGCATGATGGATGAGAACCGTCATGGCCAGATCCAGCTCTATTTTCCCCATGCCAACGTCAAGCGCAGCCGCCAGTGGGATTGGGCAACCAAGGCCTATCATACCAATGAGTGGGGAGCGATCGCCGCGCGCTCATTTTTCGACGATGCGATGATGACGCGTGATGCCGTGGCCGTTTCGATTATGCTCACCTTTGCCTTCGAGACGGGCTTCACCAACATGCAGTTCCTCGGACTGGCAGCCGATGCGGCTGAAGCGGGTGACCATACCTTCGCGAGCCTGATCTCGAGTGTCCAGACCGATGAATCCCGGCATGCCCAGCAGGGTGGTCCCTCACTGAAGATACTGCTGGAAAACGGCAAGAAAGAAGAGGCACAAACCCTGGTCGACGCCGCGATTTGGCGAGCCTGGAAACTGTTCTCGGTGCTCACTGGCCCGATCATGGACTACTACACCCCCCTGGAAGCCCGCAAGCAGTCCTTCAAGGAATTCATGCTGGAGTGGATCGTTGCCCAGTTCGAACGTCAGCTGCTCGACCTGGGGCTGGACAAGCCGTGGTACTGGGATGAGTTCATGCGCGCACTCGACGAGACCCACCACGGGATGCATCTTGGTGTCTGGTATTGGCGTCCCACGGTCTGGTGGAACCCGGCCGCAGGCGTGACCCCCGATGAACGCGAATGGCTGGAAGAGAAATATCCTGGCTGGAACGACACCTGGGGCCAATGCTGGGATGTGATCGTCGACAACCTGCAAAACGGTCGTCCTGAACTGACAGGTCCTGAGACCCTGCCCACCATCTGCAATATGTCGAACATCCCTATCGTAGGAACGCCGGGCAATGGTTGGAACGTGAAGGACTACCAACTCGAACACGAAGGCCGGTTGTACCACTTCGGATCCGAGCCGGATCGCTGGTGCTTCCAGATAGATCCCGAGCGCTACAAGGGTCATATGAACTTCATCGATCGCTTCCTTGCGGGCGAAGTGCAGCCGCCGGACCTGATGGGCGGCCTCAAGTACA
- a CDS encoding 2-hydroxymuconate tautomerase, translating to MMPFAQISILEGRSDEKKAELIREVTEAIHRSLGAPREAIRVALYEVKKTEWGIGGETAKKLGR from the coding sequence ATGATGCCATTTGCTCAAATCAGTATTCTCGAAGGACGGTCCGACGAGAAAAAAGCGGAGTTGATCCGCGAAGTCACCGAGGCGATTCATCGAAGCCTCGGGGCGCCCAGGGAGGCAATACGGGTCGCTTTGTACGAGGTGAAGAAAACCGAATGGGGAATCGGCGGAGAGACTGCCAAAAAGCTCGGCCGTTAG
- a CDS encoding catechol 2,3-dioxygenase: MSVLRIGHINLRVLDMDEAVNHYEKVLGMDVTHRDDEGNVYLKGWDEWDKYSVILSQAEKAGMNHIAYKVNADTDLDAYKQSIQDYGIEVEELPAGSLPAVGRMLKFNLPSGHEMRLYAEKEFVGTAVGSVNPDPWPDGLHGCGVHWLDHALLMCELNPETGVNKVAESTNFMIDVLGFYLVEQVMVGPDGDIQAATWLSCSNTPHDIAFVGGPVMGLHHCAFFLDSWDDVLKAADVMSKNRVKIDVTPQRHGITRGYTIYFFDPSGNRNETFGGLGYLAQPDRPVTTWTEDELGTGIFYHTRELVESFTTVYT, from the coding sequence ATGAGTGTACTAAGAATAGGCCATATCAACCTGCGCGTCCTGGACATGGACGAAGCAGTCAACCATTACGAGAAGGTATTGGGAATGGACGTGACCCATCGTGATGACGAAGGCAACGTCTACCTGAAGGGCTGGGACGAGTGGGACAAGTACTCGGTCATCCTTTCCCAGGCTGAAAAGGCAGGCATGAATCATATTGCCTACAAGGTCAATGCTGACACTGACCTCGATGCCTACAAGCAAAGTATTCAGGACTACGGCATTGAGGTGGAAGAACTGCCCGCCGGGTCGCTGCCGGCGGTTGGACGCATGCTGAAATTCAACCTGCCCAGTGGTCATGAAATGCGGCTCTATGCGGAAAAGGAATTCGTGGGTACGGCCGTTGGCAGTGTCAATCCGGATCCCTGGCCCGATGGGTTACACGGCTGCGGTGTGCACTGGCTGGATCATGCCCTGCTGATGTGCGAATTGAATCCTGAGACCGGCGTGAACAAGGTCGCTGAATCGACCAACTTCATGATTGACGTATTGGGTTTCTATCTGGTGGAACAGGTCATGGTAGGCCCGGATGGCGATATTCAGGCGGCCACCTGGCTCTCCTGCTCCAATACACCACACGATATCGCCTTTGTCGGCGGTCCGGTCATGGGGCTTCATCACTGTGCCTTCTTCCTGGATAGCTGGGATGACGTACTCAAGGCCGCAGACGTCATGTCGAAGAACCGGGTGAAGATCGATGTGACTCCGCAGCGCCATGGCATCACGCGCGGTTACACCATCTATTTCTTCGATCCTTCCGGCAATCGCAACGAGACCTTCGGTGGCCTGGGTTACCTCGCGCAGCCGGATCGGCCGGTGACCACCTGGACAGAAGACGAGTTGGGGACAGGTATTTTCTACCACACCCGGGAACTCGTCGAATCCTTCACCACGGTCTATACCTGA
- a CDS encoding NADH:ubiquinone reductase (Na(+)-transporting) subunit F, giving the protein MTYEVTIEPLGETIEVEEDQTLLDAALRAGIYLPYACGHGLCSTCKIDVLEGEVDQGEASPFALMDFEREEGKCLACCARPTSDLVIEADVDEDSDARRLPVRDFTAKVSRIDHLTPRIKSIVLAIVDDEIEFQAGQYVNLFVPGLEEHPRAFSIANPPSESTFVELNVALVEGGAATTWLHEALKVGDTLRFSGPFGRFFVRKSAPEPMIFLAGGSGLSSPKSMILDLFENGEMRDVTLIYGARNQDELYYRELFEELAKEHSNFRYVPALSEEPEDSGWEGERGYVHEVAEHFFNGRFEGHKAYLCGPPPMIDACVTTLMKGRLFERDMFMENFYTQANKDEKPRSPLFKSM; this is encoded by the coding sequence ATGACCTATGAAGTGACAATCGAGCCATTGGGCGAGACCATCGAGGTCGAGGAAGATCAGACCCTGCTGGACGCGGCCTTGCGCGCCGGGATTTATCTGCCTTATGCCTGTGGCCACGGCCTGTGTTCCACCTGCAAGATCGATGTTCTCGAAGGCGAGGTCGATCAGGGTGAGGCATCTCCGTTCGCGCTCATGGATTTCGAGCGGGAGGAAGGAAAATGCCTGGCCTGTTGTGCGCGCCCGACGAGCGATCTGGTCATCGAGGCCGACGTTGATGAGGATTCGGATGCTCGCCGATTGCCGGTCAGGGATTTCACCGCCAAGGTATCCCGGATCGACCATCTCACGCCCCGGATCAAGTCCATCGTGCTTGCCATCGTCGATGATGAGATCGAATTCCAGGCCGGTCAGTACGTCAACCTGTTCGTGCCGGGCCTGGAAGAGCACCCGCGTGCCTTTTCCATCGCCAATCCCCCTTCCGAGTCCACCTTCGTGGAACTGAATGTGGCATTGGTTGAAGGCGGTGCGGCCACGACCTGGCTGCACGAAGCGCTGAAGGTCGGGGATACGCTACGCTTTAGCGGCCCCTTCGGGCGATTCTTCGTCCGCAAGTCTGCGCCCGAGCCAATGATCTTTCTGGCGGGTGGTTCCGGCCTCTCCAGTCCCAAGTCGATGATCCTGGATCTGTTTGAAAATGGAGAGATGCGCGACGTCACACTGATCTATGGGGCCCGCAACCAGGATGAGCTCTATTACCGGGAACTCTTTGAGGAACTGGCCAAGGAGCATTCCAACTTTCGCTACGTGCCGGCCCTTTCAGAAGAGCCGGAGGATTCCGGCTGGGAAGGCGAACGGGGGTATGTGCATGAGGTTGCTGAACACTTCTTCAACGGACGCTTCGAGGGCCACAAGGCCTATCTCTGTGGCCCGCCCCCCATGATCGATGCCTGTGTGACCACTCTGATGAAGGGCCGGCTCTTCGAGCGGGATATGTTTATGGAGAACTTCTACACCCAGGCCAACAAGGACGAGAAACCCAGGAGTCCACTGTTCAAATCCATGTGA